The Cohnella abietis genome has a segment encoding these proteins:
- a CDS encoding sensor histidine kinase — MLSYSAFIIIPVLLVGYIANSIFVASFREQTSSNIQGTLQQMKDNIVYKMDNIKRISDLLYFDDTLAGHLHHYEMGWVNYEATKKYLLPKFRTAIETTSSRVWLSFYFHNESFNEIYNLSNNLDPLMINTRLLDWYYIKRITEKSWYRLFPAESYGVTMKWQRIEDDESYGRISLLRRLVDITQINVSEIGFLRISVYLSDLFESVDFQKIGDGTTIFVLDESQRIVTSSGVSDLQIGDMWTKVNANKHLVIEQSLPNLNWKLTALVPNKLTNGDTDKVRTLTLLICLACFIIFSIAGFFISRFFSKRVSKIVSVLDSFQEGEFHKRILFKGNDEFTRISSALNEMGHNIGSLIREVYMTNLQKKEAELASLQAQINPHFLYNTLSSISRLAKFGEVDKLQCMVLDLAKFYRLSLNNGKSHISIYNEMEQVKAYIDIQKTKYGERMQIHYDISMDIFYYDTIKLILQPFVENILEHAWCGDSINIRITGVLQNGLIVIQIIDDGVGFHADTIKQIFEASESLAQVGYGIRNVDHRIKLHYGKEYGVIIASRPGIGSTIRIVFPARSKPL, encoded by the coding sequence ATGCTTTCTTATTCAGCCTTTATTATTATACCGGTGCTTTTGGTTGGTTATATAGCAAATTCTATTTTTGTTGCTTCTTTCCGCGAACAAACTAGCAGCAATATTCAAGGTACGCTTCAGCAAATGAAGGACAACATTGTATATAAAATGGATAATATTAAACGAATATCCGACCTGCTGTACTTCGATGATACACTTGCTGGTCACCTTCATCATTACGAAATGGGTTGGGTTAATTATGAAGCCACTAAGAAGTATCTGCTACCCAAATTCCGGACAGCAATTGAGACAACGAGCAGTCGAGTATGGCTTTCCTTCTATTTTCACAATGAGTCTTTTAACGAAATTTATAATCTAAGTAATAATCTGGATCCTTTAATGATTAATACGCGCTTGTTGGATTGGTATTACATTAAACGAATTACTGAGAAAAGCTGGTATCGTCTATTCCCCGCAGAAAGCTATGGCGTTACGATGAAATGGCAAAGAATCGAAGATGATGAAAGCTACGGTCGCATTTCTTTGCTTAGAAGGCTAGTCGATATTACTCAAATCAATGTGAGCGAAATTGGATTTCTTAGGATAAGCGTCTATTTGTCTGATTTATTCGAGAGTGTGGATTTTCAGAAGATTGGAGACGGAACGACGATATTCGTGCTGGATGAAAGCCAGCGTATTGTAACATCTTCAGGTGTGTCAGATTTGCAGATAGGGGATATGTGGACGAAGGTCAATGCTAACAAGCATTTGGTTATTGAACAAAGCTTGCCCAACCTAAACTGGAAGCTTACAGCGCTAGTTCCTAATAAGCTAACCAATGGAGATACGGACAAGGTTCGCACACTGACACTACTGATCTGTTTGGCATGCTTTATTATCTTCTCAATTGCTGGATTTTTCATTTCACGATTTTTTTCCAAGAGGGTTTCAAAGATTGTGTCCGTATTAGACTCATTCCAGGAGGGTGAATTCCATAAACGAATTTTGTTCAAGGGAAATGACGAGTTTACGAGAATTTCATCTGCGCTGAACGAGATGGGACATAATATTGGAAGCTTGATTCGTGAGGTCTACATGACCAATTTGCAGAAAAAAGAGGCGGAGCTCGCGTCATTACAAGCTCAAATCAATCCGCATTTTTTATATAACACGCTTTCCTCGATTAGTCGATTGGCCAAATTCGGAGAAGTGGATAAGCTGCAGTGCATGGTGCTGGATTTGGCCAAGTTCTATCGATTATCGCTCAATAATGGAAAAAGCCACATCTCTATATACAATGAAATGGAACAGGTTAAAGCTTATATTGATATTCAAAAAACGAAATATGGAGAGAGAATGCAAATTCATTACGACATTAGCATGGACATCTTCTACTACGACACTATAAAGCTCATCCTACAGCCATTTGTCGAGAATATTCTAGAGCATGCTTGGTGCGGTGACAGCATTAATATTCGAATTACCGGTGTGCTTCAGAACGGACTAATTGTCATTCAGATAATTGATGATGGTGTTGGATTTCATGCGGACACGATTAAGCAAATTTTTGAAGCATCAGAGAGCTTGGCCCAAGTCGGCTATGGGATTCGAAACGTTGACCACCGCATTAAGCTGCATTATGGCAAAGAGTACGGGGTAATCATAGCAAGCAGGCCGGGAATTGGGTCAACGATTCGTATTGTCTTCCCTGCTAGGAGCAAACCGTTATAA
- a CDS encoding polysaccharide deacetylase family protein, with product MYKSKLIVTLGGLLLLMTCGFTVEQPVKKNRAYYEARDEIVWEVPMKEKLVALTFDDGPNSRTTPQILDLLLQNETKSTFFIVGKRAERFPDIVKREALEGHEVANHTYSHMYLNSNVSEAKITDELVRTQNKIFELTGQKSPWFRPPGGVYNESVVRIAREKGYKMVLWSWHQDTKDWRSPGTQKIINKVLHNIRNGDIILFHDHVDGSIQTVEALKVILPELKKRGYKMVTVSELIQHRQSKSIQVKPRH from the coding sequence ATGTACAAATCGAAGCTAATCGTGACATTAGGAGGATTATTGCTGCTAATGACATGTGGATTCACAGTAGAACAGCCTGTCAAAAAAAACCGAGCTTATTATGAGGCGCGGGATGAAATCGTTTGGGAAGTGCCTATGAAGGAAAAGCTGGTCGCTCTAACCTTCGATGATGGTCCCAATTCGAGAACGACTCCCCAAATATTAGATTTATTATTACAAAATGAAACGAAATCAACCTTCTTTATAGTAGGCAAACGAGCGGAGCGCTTTCCCGATATCGTTAAACGCGAAGCATTAGAAGGTCATGAGGTCGCAAATCATACATATAGTCACATGTATTTGAACAGCAACGTAAGTGAGGCTAAGATAACTGATGAGCTCGTTCGAACGCAGAATAAAATATTTGAATTAACGGGCCAGAAGAGCCCTTGGTTTAGGCCGCCTGGTGGTGTTTATAATGAATCAGTCGTTCGGATTGCCCGCGAGAAGGGCTATAAAATGGTTCTATGGTCTTGGCACCAGGATACGAAAGATTGGAGAAGTCCGGGAACTCAAAAAATAATTAATAAGGTGCTTCATAATATCCGTAACGGAGATATCATTTTATTCCATGATCACGTTGATGGGTCGATTCAAACGGTAGAGGCACTTAAGGTTATTCTGCCGGAATTAAAGAAGCGAGGTTATAAGATGGTAACAGTGTCTGAGCTGATTCAGCACAGGCAGTCTAAGTCTATTCAAGTAAAGCCCCGTCATTAA
- a CDS encoding YitT family protein, whose amino-acid sequence MPRSHKKTTFTDYLKRFIFITIGAVLMAVALEVFLVPNEIIDGGITGISIVLSKVTSVSLGVFIFVINIPFLYIGYKQIGKTFAISTLYGVAIMSLTTVLLHHVEPFTNEKILAVLFGGLILGLGVGLVIRFGGALDGSEIVAILLSKKLRIPVGQLIMFINLFIFAVAGFVFGADSAMYSIFAFYIAAKVMDVVVEGLDESKSATIISGEYEEISQAIMSRLGRNTTFIYAKGGYNKEDTQMIYCVVTRLEVAKLKSVVQEIDPKAFISISNVADVLGGNIEKKSIH is encoded by the coding sequence ATGCCCAGATCCCACAAAAAGACTACATTTACTGACTACTTAAAAAGGTTTATTTTCATCACAATTGGCGCAGTATTAATGGCTGTTGCTCTAGAGGTTTTCTTAGTTCCTAATGAGATCATCGACGGAGGAATTACAGGAATTTCGATCGTATTGTCCAAAGTCACTTCCGTTTCTCTCGGGGTATTCATATTCGTCATCAACATTCCCTTCTTATACATAGGTTATAAGCAGATCGGTAAAACATTTGCAATATCTACGTTGTACGGGGTTGCAATCATGTCCCTCACGACAGTGCTGCTGCATCATGTTGAACCGTTTACGAATGAGAAAATATTAGCTGTATTGTTCGGCGGTTTGATACTAGGTTTAGGTGTTGGATTGGTTATCCGGTTTGGAGGAGCGCTTGACGGTTCCGAGATTGTAGCGATTCTTCTTTCGAAGAAACTCCGTATTCCAGTTGGGCAGCTTATTATGTTTATTAACCTGTTTATTTTTGCTGTAGCAGGTTTTGTATTCGGCGCTGATTCGGCGATGTATTCCATCTTTGCTTTTTATATCGCTGCTAAAGTAATGGATGTTGTAGTGGAAGGCTTGGATGAATCGAAATCTGCTACGATTATTTCCGGAGAATATGAGGAAATTTCACAGGCTATTATGAGCCGTCTAGGGAGAAATACAACTTTTATTTATGCTAAAGGCGGATACAACAAAGAGGATACTCAGATGATTTATTGCGTGGTCACTAGACTAGAAGTCGCAAAGCTGAAGTCCGTTGTACAGGAAATTGACCCTAAGGCCTTTATTTCTATCTCGAATGTGGCAGATGTTCTAGGCGGTAATATAGAAAAGAAAAGTATTCACTAA
- a CDS encoding copper homeostasis protein CutC, protein MIIEVIATCLQDAIIAEENGANRLELITSITEGGLTPGIGMVEQVVRTVNIPVHVMVRPHSRSFVYDSYDIVTMASEIKAISSVGAAGVVIGALTADNLIDERFLETMLGLTAGMNVTFHRAFDELQDQIAGIKTLMKYPAINRVLTSGGVKPAFEAIPEIRRLVEEVRGSHMTILAGHGLQVEGIHSFIEQTSVTEVHFGSAVRINRSGLEPIDSVQMRLLADSLQARA, encoded by the coding sequence ATGATTATAGAAGTTATCGCGACATGCTTGCAGGATGCTATAATAGCCGAGGAAAATGGTGCAAACCGGTTAGAGCTTATTACCTCCATTACAGAAGGAGGGCTTACGCCAGGCATTGGTATGGTTGAACAGGTTGTTCGGACGGTTAATATTCCTGTTCATGTCATGGTTAGGCCACACAGTAGGTCCTTTGTTTATGATTCTTATGATATTGTAACGATGGCTTCAGAGATTAAAGCTATTTCCTCAGTGGGAGCTGCGGGTGTTGTCATTGGGGCGCTAACGGCGGACAACTTAATTGATGAGCGTTTTTTAGAAACAATGCTTGGATTAACTGCGGGGATGAATGTGACCTTTCATCGTGCTTTTGACGAGCTGCAGGATCAAATCGCTGGAATCAAGACGCTTATGAAATATCCAGCCATTAACCGGGTTCTCACCTCAGGTGGTGTTAAGCCGGCCTTCGAGGCAATACCGGAAATCAGGCGGCTGGTGGAGGAAGTGAGAGGAAGTCATATGACGATTCTCGCAGGACATGGTCTGCAGGTGGAAGGTATTCATTCGTTTATTGAACAAACTAGTGTTACAGAGGTACACTTTGGCTCTGCAGTCAGAATAAATCGTAGCGGTCTTGAACCAATTGATTCGGTGCAGATGCGTTTATTAGCAGATAGCCTTCAGGCTAGGGCCTGA
- a CDS encoding NfeD family protein: MEWWAIWLIIGGILLIAEMLTFTFYLLWLSIGAVIAALIALLVPDWFALQALSGGAAALVLTVFTKPLTRRFRESRGYRDAIQEMVGKQGVVVESISPGSPGIVKVGNELWSATSMDTLSKDDSIRVISRGTTVLEVQEWGGSRE; the protein is encoded by the coding sequence ATGGAATGGTGGGCCATCTGGCTAATCATCGGCGGCATATTGCTCATTGCGGAGATGCTAACATTTACATTTTATTTGCTCTGGCTCAGTATAGGGGCTGTAATTGCGGCATTGATCGCTCTTCTCGTTCCTGATTGGTTCGCATTGCAGGCATTATCAGGCGGCGCAGCGGCGTTAGTGCTTACTGTGTTTACTAAGCCATTAACACGGAGATTTCGAGAATCACGAGGTTATCGAGATGCAATTCAAGAGATGGTAGGGAAGCAAGGAGTCGTAGTGGAATCAATATCTCCAGGTTCTCCGGGAATTGTAAAAGTGGGCAATGAATTGTGGAGTGCCACCTCAATGGATACTCTAAGCAAAGATGACTCTATTAGGGTCATTAGTCGGGGCACTACAGTGCTGGAAGTTCAAGAATGGGGAGGCTCAAGGGAATGA
- a CDS encoding SPFH domain-containing protein, translating to MIYVVFLILIVIILIVILSIKIVPQQRVGVVERLGKFNRLLTPGVNILVPFIDNVRVYHDLRIQQANVPPQTVITKDNVQVQIDTIIFYQIVAPDQATYGISDYVYGVRNITTATLRQIIGNMELDETLSGRERISSNIRLALDEATEKWGVRIERVEVLDIKPPTDIQEAMDKQMKAERSKRAVVLEAEAAKQDVILRSEGDKQSKILKAEGEKEARIRQAEGLRQAQELEALGQAKAILAIAEAEKARIELLRSAGLDENVLAYRSFEALSEIAKGPANKVFLPVSVVDTLGSIGAIGEVFKAKKTD from the coding sequence ATGATCTATGTCGTTTTTTTGATACTTATCGTTATTATTCTTATCGTTATTTTGTCGATCAAGATTGTACCGCAGCAGCGGGTAGGCGTAGTGGAGAGATTGGGTAAGTTTAATCGCCTTCTCACACCTGGAGTTAACATTCTGGTTCCGTTCATTGACAATGTGCGTGTATACCACGATTTGCGAATTCAACAAGCGAATGTTCCCCCACAGACAGTTATAACGAAGGATAATGTTCAAGTACAGATCGATACGATTATTTTTTATCAAATCGTTGCCCCTGATCAGGCTACATATGGCATATCTGACTACGTCTATGGGGTTCGAAATATTACAACGGCAACGCTTCGTCAAATTATAGGTAATATGGAGCTCGATGAAACACTGTCTGGGCGGGAGAGAATCTCATCAAATATTAGGCTTGCTCTTGATGAAGCCACTGAAAAGTGGGGCGTACGGATTGAACGGGTAGAGGTTCTTGATATTAAGCCCCCAACGGATATCCAAGAGGCCATGGATAAGCAAATGAAAGCAGAACGTAGTAAACGCGCTGTCGTGTTGGAGGCGGAAGCTGCCAAACAGGACGTGATTTTACGCTCAGAGGGAGATAAGCAAAGTAAAATTCTCAAAGCTGAAGGGGAGAAGGAAGCCCGTATTCGTCAGGCAGAAGGTCTACGCCAAGCTCAAGAGCTAGAGGCACTAGGACAGGCGAAAGCCATTTTAGCCATAGCTGAGGCAGAGAAGGCTAGAATTGAATTGCTACGCTCGGCTGGACTGGACGAGAATGTTCTCGCATATCGCTCGTTTGAAGCTCTCAGTGAGATAGCGAAGGGTCCTGCAAATAAGGTGTTTCTGCCCGTAAGCGTAGTGGATACACTAGGAAGCATCGGAGCGATTGGAGAAGTATTTAAAGCCAAGAAAACCGACTAG
- a CDS encoding C40 family peptidase, translated as MTNKSHIKKIIVGATCFIIIATGSGIAGQQTSYAATTSAVTQNSVATASATSAQKKDAVIAFSKKLMGKVKYKFGVNNTKKLWFDCSSFTKYVFASQGISLKWGSVAQSKQGVYVAKKNLQKGDLVFFSVSTPGKINHVGIYIGNGQFIQNTIGGSVNGVIISDLSKYSSRYITARRVG; from the coding sequence ATGACTAATAAATCCCATATCAAAAAAATAATTGTCGGCGCTACATGCTTCATTATAATTGCAACAGGAAGTGGTATTGCTGGACAGCAAACTTCCTATGCAGCGACTACATCCGCTGTCACACAAAATAGTGTCGCTACCGCTAGCGCGACATCCGCGCAGAAGAAAGATGCTGTTATCGCCTTTTCCAAAAAGCTCATGGGAAAAGTAAAATATAAATTCGGAGTCAATAACACTAAGAAATTATGGTTTGATTGCTCATCCTTCACAAAATACGTATTTGCATCTCAAGGAATTAGTTTGAAGTGGGGCTCAGTGGCCCAAAGTAAGCAAGGCGTATACGTCGCCAAGAAAAACCTGCAAAAGGGCGATCTTGTGTTCTTCAGCGTCTCAACGCCGGGAAAAATTAATCATGTTGGAATCTACATCGGCAATGGTCAATTTATTCAGAATACAATTGGTGGCTCCGTAAACGGTGTTATTATCAGTGACCTAAGCAAATATTCAAGCCGGTATATTACAGCTAGACGCGTAGGTTAG
- a CDS encoding guanylate kinase, translated as MYELKDRDKIIVFTGPDGSGRKSVAEAVGHTFGMDKVISFVTRNPRPGEVNGQDYHFITHEAYREMERQGEFLESVEISGHLYGIRSVDIENNLYQKGSVYLILNYEGASILKKIYGDKVIRLFLYADRRTVEERERNAGLTEDVITAHLNYYDLEMGNRTTCEHAFENYDLGQTTYEITNTLEAYLQRDLVDKD; from the coding sequence ATGTACGAGCTAAAGGATCGGGACAAAATTATTGTCTTCACGGGGCCGGATGGATCAGGTCGAAAGTCAGTTGCTGAGGCAGTAGGACATACTTTTGGAATGGACAAAGTTATTTCCTTCGTCACGAGAAATCCACGGCCAGGGGAAGTGAATGGACAGGATTATCATTTTATTACTCATGAGGCGTACAGGGAGATGGAGCGGCAGGGAGAGTTTCTAGAAAGCGTCGAAATATCCGGTCATCTGTACGGAATTCGTAGTGTCGATATTGAGAATAACCTGTACCAGAAGGGCTCTGTTTATCTAATCTTGAATTATGAGGGCGCAAGTATACTAAAGAAGATTTATGGTGATAAAGTTATCCGATTATTCCTCTATGCCGATCGACGAACGGTAGAGGAGCGAGAGCGTAACGCGGGGTTAACGGAGGATGTAATCACTGCACATCTCAATTACTATGACCTGGAGATGGGGAATCGCACCACCTGCGAGCATGCATTTGAAAATTACGACTTGGGGCAAACAACCTACGAGATAACAAATACGTTGGAAGCCTATCTCCAGCGTGATTTGGTGGATAAGGACTAA
- a CDS encoding AraC family transcriptional regulator, translating into MEFNNLPTRILNNREISPSIHWAQYQHVTKMYGITRRLYDFEIMYVISGEMKVIFDEEQEAIIYYPGDLLFLHSATEHRIEIVPDSGARLLGIHFDFYDELEMTSDINMVVDEERVYADLFCSLPLGSSGENLFARLYPSITGEIVKWMEYIYEEFNACKPGFELACRGTMLLIISALIRQQPVAGRSLPSIYHEALANLRDELSSKLNLSWANADMARRLSVSEDHFIRLFKESYGMTPNQYLQHLRHQEAKRCLRESDMKVELIGKHIGYESLHHFSHAFKKWQGVSPRDYRKMCNIL; encoded by the coding sequence ATGGAATTCAATAATCTTCCAACTCGCATCCTCAATAACCGTGAAATCTCCCCCAGCATTCATTGGGCACAATATCAGCATGTGACTAAGATGTATGGTATAACACGGCGTCTGTACGACTTTGAGATTATGTATGTAATCTCTGGCGAGATGAAGGTTATCTTCGACGAAGAGCAAGAAGCAATCATTTATTATCCAGGTGATCTTCTATTTCTGCATTCCGCTACGGAGCATCGTATTGAAATCGTACCTGATTCTGGAGCTAGGCTCTTAGGTATCCATTTTGATTTTTACGACGAATTGGAAATGACCTCGGATATTAACATGGTTGTCGATGAGGAACGAGTTTATGCGGATCTATTCTGTAGCTTGCCTTTGGGTAGCAGCGGTGAGAACCTCTTTGCCCGCCTTTATCCATCTATTACAGGTGAAATTGTGAAATGGATGGAATACATCTATGAGGAATTTAATGCCTGTAAGCCCGGATTTGAATTAGCTTGCAGAGGAACAATGCTGCTTATCATTTCTGCTCTCATTAGACAGCAGCCCGTAGCGGGACGATCCCTACCCTCGATTTATCACGAGGCATTAGCCAATCTAAGAGATGAGTTAAGCAGCAAGCTGAATTTATCATGGGCTAATGCGGATATGGCACGTCGGCTCAGTGTAAGCGAGGATCATTTTATTCGGCTGTTTAAGGAAAGCTATGGCATGACCCCCAACCAATACTTACAGCACTTACGCCATCAGGAAGCCAAACGGTGCTTAAGAGAATCGGATATGAAAGTCGAGCTCATTGGTAAACATATTGGATACGAGAGCCTGCACCATTTCAGTCATGCTTTCAAAAAATGGCAGGGCGTTTCCCCAAGAGACTATCGGAAGATGTGCAATATTCTCTGA
- a CDS encoding Gfo/Idh/MocA family protein encodes MKIGVIGYGLRISSIFGNISKSDPDCRIVAIADPNIEGIKSKLPAGESDEIVFFEDADEMLRSMKLDGVIIGTRCNLHTEMALKVLKLNLPLYLEKPVATTYEDLYRLKTGFENSKSEVVVSFPLRNTPLVKLAKEIIDSGKIGTVEHVQAINNVPYGGVYYHSWYRDDSITGGLFLQKATHDFDYINYLVGHKPIAVCAMKSKQIFKGNKPAGLKCINCDEKHSCEESTIKKANLDRGDYCSFAVDTGNEDSGSALLRYESGMHVNYSQNFFARRGAEKRGARLLGYKGTLEFDWYTGELKIFMHHEPRVETHQLDINAFDGHGGGDHMLVNNYLQIVRGAEKSVTTLNDGLLSALLCLKANESANTNTFQNIEWN; translated from the coding sequence ATGAAAATCGGTGTTATTGGCTATGGACTAAGGATTAGCAGCATCTTCGGGAATATATCGAAATCAGATCCCGACTGTCGAATAGTTGCAATTGCGGACCCCAATATAGAAGGAATTAAATCTAAGCTACCTGCTGGAGAGTCTGATGAAATTGTTTTTTTCGAGGATGCAGATGAGATGCTTCGAAGCATGAAGCTTGATGGTGTTATTATAGGGACTCGCTGTAATTTGCATACCGAGATGGCACTTAAAGTTCTTAAGTTAAATCTGCCTTTATATTTGGAGAAGCCAGTGGCGACGACCTATGAGGATCTATATCGATTGAAAACGGGCTTCGAAAACTCCAAATCAGAGGTTGTTGTCTCTTTTCCGCTAAGGAATACACCGCTTGTTAAGCTGGCTAAGGAAATTATCGATTCAGGCAAAATAGGAACAGTTGAGCATGTGCAGGCTATTAATAATGTGCCTTACGGTGGCGTATACTACCATTCTTGGTATAGAGACGACAGTATAACTGGCGGGTTATTTTTGCAGAAGGCGACACATGATTTCGATTATATTAATTATTTAGTTGGACATAAGCCGATTGCAGTATGTGCAATGAAATCGAAACAAATATTTAAGGGCAACAAGCCTGCAGGATTAAAGTGCATTAATTGTGATGAAAAGCATTCTTGTGAGGAAAGCACCATTAAGAAAGCTAATTTGGACCGCGGCGATTATTGCAGCTTTGCAGTAGATACTGGAAACGAGGATTCCGGAAGTGCACTCCTCCGTTACGAGTCAGGCATGCATGTGAATTATTCGCAAAATTTCTTTGCACGACGCGGGGCTGAGAAGCGTGGAGCAAGGCTGCTGGGATACAAAGGAACATTGGAGTTTGATTGGTACACCGGTGAGCTTAAAATATTTATGCATCACGAGCCGAGAGTTGAGACGCATCAGCTTGATATTAATGCCTTTGACGGACACGGCGGTGGGGATCATATGCTCGTTAATAATTATTTGCAAATTGTGCGTGGAGCAGAGAAATCTGTAACAACGCTTAACGATGGTCTCCTAAGCGCGTTGTTATGCTTGAAGGCTAACGAATCGGCAAACACGAATACTTTTCAAAATATAGAATGGAATTAA
- a CDS encoding nucleotide-binding protein: MRVVLAAMQREYTAKLADYLREEEPNWDIAAFTHESALRRELQGSGVIDLLIGQIDMLLEVASLSDRVGKIVALVEERDKNRGGKWQEVVQYQPLPAILSGIRGGLSGGNVLPDSSCQVVTLFSASGGVGKTTVALNLIRQAGERGVRTFYLNLEALNATSLLFGKGEPDSLSRLLYSLQAYPEKWGEMLKELCRHQPQLRTDYLDATDHPGERLALTSELMMTFIEGLKATGKYDLIVIDPDSGAGDWHCSLVQMSDRVIWLTADDAQLMLKTEKLLNHWHNKLGENMSKIIFALNKGNGSMVNRWNLPGGKPSATLPYIPQWKTVDQPGRLLGSPAYCGAVEQLLALLRIESSTVNTKRRREEGHGIQRSHIRGAC; the protein is encoded by the coding sequence ATGAGAGTTGTGCTTGCTGCAATGCAACGTGAATATACCGCCAAGCTGGCCGATTATTTGCGGGAGGAAGAACCGAATTGGGATATTGCTGCTTTCACGCATGAGAGTGCATTACGAAGGGAGCTTCAGGGTAGCGGTGTTATTGATCTACTCATAGGACAGATCGATATGCTGCTTGAGGTGGCCTCATTAAGTGACAGGGTTGGGAAAATCGTAGCGTTGGTTGAAGAGAGGGATAAAAATCGCGGTGGCAAGTGGCAGGAAGTGGTTCAATATCAGCCATTGCCAGCGATTTTATCAGGCATCAGGGGAGGATTGTCTGGGGGGAACGTCTTGCCAGATTCCAGCTGTCAGGTTGTCACTTTATTTTCGGCCTCTGGAGGTGTAGGTAAGACTACAGTTGCCTTAAATTTAATTCGCCAAGCAGGGGAACGTGGAGTGCGTACCTTTTACTTGAACTTGGAAGCATTAAATGCAACCTCACTTCTATTTGGTAAAGGTGAGCCAGATAGCTTGTCACGATTACTCTATTCGTTGCAGGCATATCCAGAGAAGTGGGGGGAGATGCTTAAGGAGCTTTGCCGCCATCAGCCACAATTACGTACCGATTATCTCGACGCTACTGACCATCCCGGAGAACGACTAGCTTTGACCTCTGAGTTAATGATGACATTCATAGAAGGACTTAAGGCTACAGGAAAATATGATCTGATTGTCATTGATCCAGACTCTGGAGCGGGAGATTGGCATTGCAGCTTAGTTCAAATGAGCGATCGTGTCATTTGGCTGACGGCGGATGATGCTCAGTTAATGCTAAAGACAGAGAAGCTGCTTAACCATTGGCACAATAAGCTTGGAGAGAATATGAGCAAAATAATTTTTGCCCTTAATAAAGGAAACGGCAGCATGGTTAACCGTTGGAACCTACCTGGGGGTAAGCCTTCAGCGACCTTGCCGTACATTCCCCAATGGAAGACGGTTGATCAACCCGGAAGATTATTAGGCTCTCCGGCCTACTGCGGAGCGGTGGAACAGCTGCTTGCACTACTAAGAATTGAGAGCAGCACTGTTAATACCAAACGGAGAAGGGAGGAAGGACATGGAATTCAGCGGTCTCACATTAGGGGAGCTTGCTGA
- a CDS encoding CpaF family protein translates to MEFSGLTLGELAELREAVRSRLSWDSSVTDDELRQLIESELFRRERTRRMTAGERNSAVTRLFHSFRGLDALQPLLEDTEITEIMINSYDEIYIERRGELQPVNLGFESSERLEDLIQSMVGRVNRIVNESSPIVDARLPDGSRVNVVLPPIALKGPTVTIRRFPKNPLGMKDLLEMEAISQEAADFLQQLVAAKYNLFISGGTGSGKTTFLNALSQWIPSHERVITIEDAAELQIRGVSNLVSLETRNANSEGKGQIGIRDLIRTSLRMRPNRIIVGEVRGAEALDMLQAMNSGHEGRVSCIKSM, encoded by the coding sequence ATGGAATTCAGCGGTCTCACATTAGGGGAGCTTGCTGAGTTAAGGGAGGCCGTAAGATCGCGGCTGTCATGGGACAGCTCTGTAACAGATGATGAGCTGCGCCAATTAATTGAGAGTGAGCTTTTCCGCAGGGAGCGGACACGCCGGATGACGGCAGGGGAACGGAATTCAGCTGTCACGAGGCTATTTCATTCCTTTCGTGGTCTAGATGCTTTGCAGCCTTTACTCGAGGATACCGAAATTACGGAAATAATGATTAATTCATACGATGAAATTTATATTGAAAGAAGAGGGGAGCTACAGCCGGTTAATCTCGGCTTCGAGAGCTCAGAGAGATTGGAGGATCTCATCCAGAGCATGGTGGGAAGGGTGAATCGAATTGTGAATGAATCCTCTCCTATCGTGGATGCTCGGCTACCGGATGGCTCAAGAGTGAATGTTGTTCTACCTCCAATTGCCTTGAAGGGACCGACTGTCACTATTCGTCGTTTTCCCAAGAACCCTCTAGGCATGAAGGATTTATTAGAGATGGAAGCCATATCCCAAGAAGCTGCCGATTTTCTTCAACAGCTAGTTGCAGCCAAATATAATTTGTTCATTAGCGGAGGGACAGGCTCTGGCAAGACTACTTTCCTTAATGCGCTATCTCAATGGATTCCCTCACATGAGAGGGTAATTACCATTGAAGATGCTGCCGAGCTGCAAATCCGAGGAGTGTCTAATCTCGTCTCGCTTGAGACGCGTAACGCGAATAGCGAGGGTAAGGGGCAGATCGGTATACGCGATTTAATTCGTACATCATTAAGGATGCGCCCTAATCGAATCATTGTCGGAGAGGTTAGAGGTGCTGAGGCATTAGATATGCTTCAAGCGATGAACTCTGGACATGAAGGTAGAGTATCGTGTATAAAAAGCATGTGA